Proteins encoded within one genomic window of Oryza glaberrima chromosome 12, OglaRS2, whole genome shotgun sequence:
- the LOC127757475 gene encoding regulatory-associated protein of TOR 2 isoform X2 yields the protein MALGDLMASRLVHSSSSSSAAPSAALPNHHTNHLVDDHLPVENGPDPRRDVPDEEPPPPPPPQVALLPQVVVLCEQRHEGFDEAAAAAAGPSTSGPVSKWRPKDRMKTGCVALVLCLNISVDPPDVIKISPCARKECWIDPFSMAPPKALETIGKTLHSQYERWQPKARYKLQLDPTLEEVKKLCNTCRKFARTERVLFHYNGHGVPKPTANGEIWVFNKSYTQYIPLPITDLDSWLKTPSIYVFDCSAAGMIVKAFLERLDWSSSSSASSSKDCILLAACEAHQTLPQSAEFPADVFTACLTTPIKMALHWFCNRSLLRDSMEHNLIDQIPGRQNDRKTLLGELNWIFTAITDTIAWNVLPHDLFQRLFRQDLLVASLFRNFLLAERIMRSANCSPISYPLLPPTHQHHMWDAWDMAAEICLSKLPQLIADPNAEFQPSPFFTEQLTAFEVWLDHGSEDKKPPEQLPIVLQVLLSQSHRFRALVLLGRFLDMGPWAVDLALSVGIFPYVLKLLQTSAMELRQILVFIWTKILSLDKSCQVDLVKDGGHAYFIRFLDSLDAYPEQRAMAAFVLAVIVDGHRIGQEACANAGLIDVCLRHLQPENPNDAQTEPLLLQWLCLCLGKLWEDFPEAQLLGLQSNAPEIVICLLSEPQPEVRASAVFALGNLVDIGSPSLNGADDDSDDDEKVRAEINVVRSLLQISSDGSPLVRSEVAVALTRFAMGHNKHIKSVAAEYWKPQTNSLLKSLPSLANINSSNVYSLSSLIQGSSGLASHIGPVLRVGSDNSATARDGRISTSSPIATNSIMHGSPQSDDSSQHSDSGILLRENASNGGLNYSRSRPIDNGIYSQFIATMCNVAKDPYPRIASIGKRALSLIGVEQVSMRNSRLSNGGAHPGETSVPPSSNFGMARSSSWFDMNSGNFSMAFRTPPVSPPQHDYLTGLRRVCSMEFRPHVLNSPDGLADPLLSSSAAPSNMGLDILPQSLIYRWSCGHFSRPLLTGSDDNEEANARREERERIAMDCIAKCQRSSCKMTSQIASWDTRFELGTKASLLLPFSPIVVAADENEQIRVWNYDDALPVNTFENHKLSDRGLSKLLLINELDDSLLLVGSSDGNVRIWRNYTQKGGQKLVTAFSSVQGYRSAGRSIVFDWQQQSGYLYASGDMSSILVWDLDKEQVNTIQSTADSGISALSASQVQCGQFAAGFLDASVRIFDVRTPDRLVYTARPHAPRSEKVVGIGFQPGFDPYKIVSASQAGDIQFLDVRRASEPYLTIEAHRGSLTALAVHRHAPVIASGSAKQMIKVFSLEGEQLTIIRYQPSFMGQRIGSVNCLSFHRYKSLLAAGAGDNALVSIYAEDNYQVR from the exons ATGGCATTGGGGGATCTCATGGCCTCCAGGCTcgtccactcctcctcctcctcctccgccgcgccatcCGCCGCCCTGCCCAATCACCATACCAACCACCTCGTCGATGACCACCTCCCCGTGGAGAATGGACCGGACCCCAGGAGGGACGTGCCCGACGAggagccgccgcccccgccgccgccgcaggtcgCCTTGCTGCCCCAGGTGGTCGTGCTGTGCGAGCAGCGGCACGAGGGGTTCGACGaggccgccgctgcggcggccggGCCCTCCACCAGCGGACCCGTCTCCAAATGGCGCCCCAAAGACCGG ATGAAAACTGGCTGTGTGGCACTTGTGTTGTGTTTAAACATTAGTGTTGATCCGCCGGATGTGATCAAAATCTCCCCTTGTGCAAGAAAGGAGTGCTGGATAG ATCCATTTTCTATGGCACCTCCAAAAGCCCTTGAAACTATTGGGAAAACATTACACTCACAATATGAGCGCTGGCAGCCAAAG GCTCGTTACAAGCTTCAGCTGGATCCGACATTAGAGGAAGTTAAGAAGCTATGTAATACTTGCCGTAAATTTGCTAGAACAGAGAGAGTCCTTTTTCATTACAATGGTCATGGTGTACCAAAGCCTACAGCTAATGGGGAGATTTGGGTATTTAACAAG AGTTACACACAGTATATTCCGCTTCCTATTACTGATCTTGATTCATGGCTGAAAACAccttctatatatgtttttgacTGCTCAGCAGCTGGAATGATCGTGAAAGCTTTTCTGGAG CGCCTAGACTGGAGTTCTAGCTCGTCTGCATCTTCATCGAAGGACTGCATTCTCCTTGCGGCCTGTGAGGCACATCAAACTCTCCCACAGAGCGCAGAATTTCCTGCTGATGTGTTCACAGCTTGCCTCACCACACCCATCAAAATGGCACTGCACTG GTTTTGTAACCGATCGTTACTCCGTGATTCCATGGAACACAATCTTATCGACCAAATTCCTGGAAGGCAAAATGACCGCAAAACTCTTCTAGGGGAGTTGAACTGGATTTTCACTGCTATCACAGACACTATTGCATGGAATGTTCTTCCTCATG ATCTATTCCAAAGACTTTTCAGGCAGGATCTTTTGGTTGCTAGTCTCTTTCGCAACTTCTTACTTGCTGAGAGAATCATGCGGTCCGCAAATTGTTCCCCAATTTCATACCCTTTGTTGCCACCAACTCATCAGCACCATATGTG ggATGCATGGGACATGGCTGCAGAGATCTGCCTTTCTAAGCTTCCTCAATTAATTGCTGATCCTAATGCAGAGTTTCAG CCGAGTCCATTTTTCACGGAGCAATTGACAGCATTTGAAGTTTGGCTTGATCATGGCTCTGAAGACAAGAAACCCCCAGAACAGCTACCTATTGTTCTTCAG GTTTTGCTTAGTCAGTCACACAGATTTAGAGCACTTGTTCTGCTTGGAAGATTTCTTGACATGGGACCTTGGGCAGTTGATTTG GCTTTGTCCGTTGGCATCTTCCCTTATGTGCTTAAACTGCTTCAAACAAGTGCAATGGAGTTGCGCCAAATTCTTGTGTTCATATGGACAAAAATTCTCTCTCTTGATAAG TCATGCCAGGTTGACTTGGTGAAAGATGGAGGGCATGCATACTTTATCAGGTTTCTTGACAGTTTGGATGCTTACCCAGAGCAGCGTGCAATGGCTGCTTTCGTTTTAGCCGTTATTGTGGATGGGCATAGGATTGGTCAAGAGGCTTGTGCTAATGCAGGGCTTATAGATGTCTGCCTGAGACATCTGCAACCTGAAAATCCGAATGATGCTCAGACAGAGCCTTTGCTCTTGCAATGGCTTTGTTTATGCCTTGGCAAACTTTGGGAAGATTTCCCTGAGGCTCAGTTACTTGGTCTGCAATCAAACGCACCGGAAATTGTTATATGCTTATTGTCAGAGCCTCAACCTGAA GTCAGAGCTTCTGCTGTTTTTGCACTTGGAAATCTTGTggatattggatctccatcacTGAATGGAGCTGACGacgattctgatgatgatgaaaagGTGAGAGCTGAAATAAATGTTGTCCGAAGCCTTCTGCAGATCTCTTCAGATGGTAGCCCTCTTGTTAGATCTGAGGTTGCCGTAG CGCTTACCCGCTTTGCAATGGGGCACAATAAACATATCAAATCTGTTGCTGCCGAGTACTGGAAACCTCAAACCAATTCACTGCTCAAGTCATTACCATCGTTGGCTAATATTAATTCGAGCAATGTTTACAGTCTCAGCAGCTTAATACAAGGTAGCAGTGGCCTTGCCTCACATATTGGTCCCGTTTTAAGGGTTGGCAGTGATAACAGTGCCACTGCTCGTGATGGAAGAATCTCTACGAGCAGCCCGATTGCAACAAATAGCATCATGCATGGTTCTCCACAGTCAGATGATTCTTCCCAACACTCTGATTCAGGCATATTACTGAGAGAGAATGCAAGTAATGGTGGTCTCAACTACTCAAGATCGAGGCCTATTGATAATGGGATCTATTCCCAATTTATAGCAACTATGTGCAATGTTGCTAAAGATCCTTACCCAAGAATTGCAAGTATTGGGAAAAGGGCATTGTCCCTCATAGGTGTTGAGCAAGTAAGCATGAGAAACAGTAGACTTAGCAATGGAGGTGCACACCCAGGAGAGACATCTGTGCCCCCTTCATCAAACTTTGGAATGGCACGCTCCTCTTCCTGGTTTGATATGAACTCTG GAAATTTCTCGATGGCCTTTAGGACTCCTCCTGTTAGTCCCCCTCAGCATGACTACCTCACAGGATTGCGCCGAGTGTGCTCGATGGAGTTCAGACCACATGTTTTGAACTCACCTGATGGCTTAGCTGATCCGCTTTTAAGCTCCAGTGCAGCCCCCAGCAACATGGGGCTCGATATACTTCCCCAATCATTAATTTACAGATGGAGTTGTGGTCACTTTTCTAGGCCACTTCTAACTGGTTCTGATGATAACGAGGAAGCAAATGCTAGAAGAGAAGAGCGAGAACGAATTGCAATGGATTGCATTGCTAAATGCCAACGATCAT CTTGCAAGATGACCAGCCAAATTGCTAGCTGGGATACGAGGTTTGAGTTGGGTACAAAAGCATCATTGTTGTTGCCATTTTCTCCTATTGTTGTTGCTGCGGATGAAAATGAGCAAATACG AGTATGGAACTATGACGATGCGCTGCCAGTGAATACTTTTGAAAACCACAAGTTATCTGACAGAGGCCTATCTAAACTTTTGCTGATCAATGAGCTTGATGATAGCTTGTTGTTAGTTGGCTCAA GTGATGGAAATGTCCGCATATGGAGAAACTATACTCAAAAGGGAGGACAAAAACTTGTAACTGCTTTCTCATCAGTTCAAGGCTATCGAAGTGCTGGTCGCAGTATTGTATTTGATTGGCAGCAACAGTCGGGTTATCTG TATGCATCTGGTGACATGTCCTCTATCCTTGTATGGGATCTTGACAAGGAACAAGTCAACACCATCCAGTCAACTGCTGATAGCGGGATTTCAGCTCTT TCTGCATCTCAGGTTCAATGTGGCCAATTCGCTGCTGGTTTTCTTGATGCATCTGTCAGGATATTTGACGTGCGTACACCTGATAG GCTAGTATATACAGCAAGACCACATGCCCCAAGATCAGAAAAGGTTGTTGGTATAGGATTTCAGCCTGGGTTTGATCCCTACAAG ATTGTAAGTGCATCTCAAGCTGGAGACATTCAGTTCCTTGATGTTAGAAGGGCATCTGAACCCTACCTCACTATTGAAGCACATAGGGGTTCATTAACGGCATTAGCTGTTCATCGGCATGCCCCAGTTATTGCAAGCGGCTCAGCCAAGCAGATGATCAAAGTGTTTAGTCTTGAAGGAGAACAGTTGACAATAATTCGCTACCAGCCATCTTTTATGGGTCAACGAATAGGCAGCGTAAACTGCCTTTCTTTCCACCGATACAAATCACTCCTTGCCGCTGGTGCTGGTGATAATGCTCTTGTTTCTATCTACGCGGAGGACAATTACCAAGTACGATGA
- the LOC127757475 gene encoding regulatory-associated protein of TOR 2 isoform X1, with protein MALGDLMASRLVHSSSSSSAAPSAALPNHHTNHLVDDHLPVENGPDPRRDVPDEEPPPPPPPQVALLPQVVVLCEQRHEGFDEAAAAAAGPSTSGPVSKWRPKDRMKTGCVALVLCLNISVDPPDVIKISPCARKECWIDPFSMAPPKALETIGKTLHSQYERWQPKARYKLQLDPTLEEVKKLCNTCRKFARTERVLFHYNGHGVPKPTANGEIWVFNKSYTQYIPLPITDLDSWLKTPSIYVFDCSAAGMIVKAFLERLDWSSSSSASSSKDCILLAACEAHQTLPQSAEFPADVFTACLTTPIKMALHWFCNRSLLRDSMEHNLIDQIPGRQNDRKTLLGELNWIFTAITDTIAWNVLPHDLFQRLFRQDLLVASLFRNFLLAERIMRSANCSPISYPLLPPTHQHHMWDAWDMAAEICLSKLPQLIADPNAEFQPSPFFTEQLTAFEVWLDHGSEDKKPPEQLPIVLQVLLSQSHRFRALVLLGRFLDMGPWAVDLALSVGIFPYVLKLLQTSAMELRQILVFIWTKILSLDKSCQVDLVKDGGHAYFIRFLDSLDAYPEQRAMAAFVLAVIVDGHRIGQEACANAGLIDVCLRHLQPENPNDAQTEPLLLQWLCLCLGKLWEDFPEAQLLGLQSNAPEIVICLLSEPQPEVRASAVFALGNLVDIGSPSLNGADDDSDDDEKVRAEINVVRSLLQISSDGSPLVRSEVAVALTRFAMGHNKHIKSVAAEYWKPQTNSLLKSLPSLANINSSNVYSLSSLIQGSSGLASHIGPVLRVGSDNSATARDGRISTSSPIATNSIMHGSPQSDDSSQHSDSGILLRENASNGGLNYSRSRPIDNGIYSQFIATMCNVAKDPYPRIASIGKRALSLIGVEQVSMRNSRLSNGGAHPGETSVPPSSNFGMARSSSWFDMNSGNFSMAFRTPPVSPPQHDYLTGLRRVCSMEFRPHVLNSPDGLADPLLSSSAAPSNMGLDILPQSLIYRWSCGHFSRPLLTGSDDNEEANARREERERIAMDCIAKCQRSSACKMTSQIASWDTRFELGTKASLLLPFSPIVVAADENEQIRVWNYDDALPVNTFENHKLSDRGLSKLLLINELDDSLLLVGSSDGNVRIWRNYTQKGGQKLVTAFSSVQGYRSAGRSIVFDWQQQSGYLYASGDMSSILVWDLDKEQVNTIQSTADSGISALSASQVQCGQFAAGFLDASVRIFDVRTPDRLVYTARPHAPRSEKVVGIGFQPGFDPYKIVSASQAGDIQFLDVRRASEPYLTIEAHRGSLTALAVHRHAPVIASGSAKQMIKVFSLEGEQLTIIRYQPSFMGQRIGSVNCLSFHRYKSLLAAGAGDNALVSIYAEDNYQVR; from the exons ATGGCATTGGGGGATCTCATGGCCTCCAGGCTcgtccactcctcctcctcctcctccgccgcgccatcCGCCGCCCTGCCCAATCACCATACCAACCACCTCGTCGATGACCACCTCCCCGTGGAGAATGGACCGGACCCCAGGAGGGACGTGCCCGACGAggagccgccgcccccgccgccgccgcaggtcgCCTTGCTGCCCCAGGTGGTCGTGCTGTGCGAGCAGCGGCACGAGGGGTTCGACGaggccgccgctgcggcggccggGCCCTCCACCAGCGGACCCGTCTCCAAATGGCGCCCCAAAGACCGG ATGAAAACTGGCTGTGTGGCACTTGTGTTGTGTTTAAACATTAGTGTTGATCCGCCGGATGTGATCAAAATCTCCCCTTGTGCAAGAAAGGAGTGCTGGATAG ATCCATTTTCTATGGCACCTCCAAAAGCCCTTGAAACTATTGGGAAAACATTACACTCACAATATGAGCGCTGGCAGCCAAAG GCTCGTTACAAGCTTCAGCTGGATCCGACATTAGAGGAAGTTAAGAAGCTATGTAATACTTGCCGTAAATTTGCTAGAACAGAGAGAGTCCTTTTTCATTACAATGGTCATGGTGTACCAAAGCCTACAGCTAATGGGGAGATTTGGGTATTTAACAAG AGTTACACACAGTATATTCCGCTTCCTATTACTGATCTTGATTCATGGCTGAAAACAccttctatatatgtttttgacTGCTCAGCAGCTGGAATGATCGTGAAAGCTTTTCTGGAG CGCCTAGACTGGAGTTCTAGCTCGTCTGCATCTTCATCGAAGGACTGCATTCTCCTTGCGGCCTGTGAGGCACATCAAACTCTCCCACAGAGCGCAGAATTTCCTGCTGATGTGTTCACAGCTTGCCTCACCACACCCATCAAAATGGCACTGCACTG GTTTTGTAACCGATCGTTACTCCGTGATTCCATGGAACACAATCTTATCGACCAAATTCCTGGAAGGCAAAATGACCGCAAAACTCTTCTAGGGGAGTTGAACTGGATTTTCACTGCTATCACAGACACTATTGCATGGAATGTTCTTCCTCATG ATCTATTCCAAAGACTTTTCAGGCAGGATCTTTTGGTTGCTAGTCTCTTTCGCAACTTCTTACTTGCTGAGAGAATCATGCGGTCCGCAAATTGTTCCCCAATTTCATACCCTTTGTTGCCACCAACTCATCAGCACCATATGTG ggATGCATGGGACATGGCTGCAGAGATCTGCCTTTCTAAGCTTCCTCAATTAATTGCTGATCCTAATGCAGAGTTTCAG CCGAGTCCATTTTTCACGGAGCAATTGACAGCATTTGAAGTTTGGCTTGATCATGGCTCTGAAGACAAGAAACCCCCAGAACAGCTACCTATTGTTCTTCAG GTTTTGCTTAGTCAGTCACACAGATTTAGAGCACTTGTTCTGCTTGGAAGATTTCTTGACATGGGACCTTGGGCAGTTGATTTG GCTTTGTCCGTTGGCATCTTCCCTTATGTGCTTAAACTGCTTCAAACAAGTGCAATGGAGTTGCGCCAAATTCTTGTGTTCATATGGACAAAAATTCTCTCTCTTGATAAG TCATGCCAGGTTGACTTGGTGAAAGATGGAGGGCATGCATACTTTATCAGGTTTCTTGACAGTTTGGATGCTTACCCAGAGCAGCGTGCAATGGCTGCTTTCGTTTTAGCCGTTATTGTGGATGGGCATAGGATTGGTCAAGAGGCTTGTGCTAATGCAGGGCTTATAGATGTCTGCCTGAGACATCTGCAACCTGAAAATCCGAATGATGCTCAGACAGAGCCTTTGCTCTTGCAATGGCTTTGTTTATGCCTTGGCAAACTTTGGGAAGATTTCCCTGAGGCTCAGTTACTTGGTCTGCAATCAAACGCACCGGAAATTGTTATATGCTTATTGTCAGAGCCTCAACCTGAA GTCAGAGCTTCTGCTGTTTTTGCACTTGGAAATCTTGTggatattggatctccatcacTGAATGGAGCTGACGacgattctgatgatgatgaaaagGTGAGAGCTGAAATAAATGTTGTCCGAAGCCTTCTGCAGATCTCTTCAGATGGTAGCCCTCTTGTTAGATCTGAGGTTGCCGTAG CGCTTACCCGCTTTGCAATGGGGCACAATAAACATATCAAATCTGTTGCTGCCGAGTACTGGAAACCTCAAACCAATTCACTGCTCAAGTCATTACCATCGTTGGCTAATATTAATTCGAGCAATGTTTACAGTCTCAGCAGCTTAATACAAGGTAGCAGTGGCCTTGCCTCACATATTGGTCCCGTTTTAAGGGTTGGCAGTGATAACAGTGCCACTGCTCGTGATGGAAGAATCTCTACGAGCAGCCCGATTGCAACAAATAGCATCATGCATGGTTCTCCACAGTCAGATGATTCTTCCCAACACTCTGATTCAGGCATATTACTGAGAGAGAATGCAAGTAATGGTGGTCTCAACTACTCAAGATCGAGGCCTATTGATAATGGGATCTATTCCCAATTTATAGCAACTATGTGCAATGTTGCTAAAGATCCTTACCCAAGAATTGCAAGTATTGGGAAAAGGGCATTGTCCCTCATAGGTGTTGAGCAAGTAAGCATGAGAAACAGTAGACTTAGCAATGGAGGTGCACACCCAGGAGAGACATCTGTGCCCCCTTCATCAAACTTTGGAATGGCACGCTCCTCTTCCTGGTTTGATATGAACTCTG GAAATTTCTCGATGGCCTTTAGGACTCCTCCTGTTAGTCCCCCTCAGCATGACTACCTCACAGGATTGCGCCGAGTGTGCTCGATGGAGTTCAGACCACATGTTTTGAACTCACCTGATGGCTTAGCTGATCCGCTTTTAAGCTCCAGTGCAGCCCCCAGCAACATGGGGCTCGATATACTTCCCCAATCATTAATTTACAGATGGAGTTGTGGTCACTTTTCTAGGCCACTTCTAACTGGTTCTGATGATAACGAGGAAGCAAATGCTAGAAGAGAAGAGCGAGAACGAATTGCAATGGATTGCATTGCTAAATGCCAACGATCAT CAGCTTGCAAGATGACCAGCCAAATTGCTAGCTGGGATACGAGGTTTGAGTTGGGTACAAAAGCATCATTGTTGTTGCCATTTTCTCCTATTGTTGTTGCTGCGGATGAAAATGAGCAAATACG AGTATGGAACTATGACGATGCGCTGCCAGTGAATACTTTTGAAAACCACAAGTTATCTGACAGAGGCCTATCTAAACTTTTGCTGATCAATGAGCTTGATGATAGCTTGTTGTTAGTTGGCTCAA GTGATGGAAATGTCCGCATATGGAGAAACTATACTCAAAAGGGAGGACAAAAACTTGTAACTGCTTTCTCATCAGTTCAAGGCTATCGAAGTGCTGGTCGCAGTATTGTATTTGATTGGCAGCAACAGTCGGGTTATCTG TATGCATCTGGTGACATGTCCTCTATCCTTGTATGGGATCTTGACAAGGAACAAGTCAACACCATCCAGTCAACTGCTGATAGCGGGATTTCAGCTCTT TCTGCATCTCAGGTTCAATGTGGCCAATTCGCTGCTGGTTTTCTTGATGCATCTGTCAGGATATTTGACGTGCGTACACCTGATAG GCTAGTATATACAGCAAGACCACATGCCCCAAGATCAGAAAAGGTTGTTGGTATAGGATTTCAGCCTGGGTTTGATCCCTACAAG ATTGTAAGTGCATCTCAAGCTGGAGACATTCAGTTCCTTGATGTTAGAAGGGCATCTGAACCCTACCTCACTATTGAAGCACATAGGGGTTCATTAACGGCATTAGCTGTTCATCGGCATGCCCCAGTTATTGCAAGCGGCTCAGCCAAGCAGATGATCAAAGTGTTTAGTCTTGAAGGAGAACAGTTGACAATAATTCGCTACCAGCCATCTTTTATGGGTCAACGAATAGGCAGCGTAAACTGCCTTTCTTTCCACCGATACAAATCACTCCTTGCCGCTGGTGCTGGTGATAATGCTCTTGTTTCTATCTACGCGGAGGACAATTACCAAGTACGATGA
- the LOC127757812 gene encoding uncharacterized protein LOC127757812: MDKEPTMEDLPSTLGQPSTSASSVDARYSADRTEDSQLFLSVPALNQAASYLAQTASYLTQCLPVSGYTAISEEGQELATLPPASTVGGSSFQSSSEQSADSSPGEIDNTGSSSQEITEQMAPLRVFQNGASLFQGLVERARKTVRGSADDIGWLQQDQSLPPTEDGTARFLEILDAVRKNEHKLPDSMVYLLVPGLFSNHGPLYFVKTKSYFSKMGLACHIAKIHSESSVSKNAREIKEYIEEIYWGSKKRVLLLGHSKGGVDAAAALSLYWPQLKDKVAGLALAQSPYGGSPVASDILREGQLGDYVRLRKLMEILVSKVLKGDLQALEDLTYERRKEFLRQNPLPPEVPIVSFHTEASITPSVLTALSHVAHLELPAAADGNPTRIPVVMPLSAAMAACSQLLVARYGEKSDGLVTRKDAEVPGSVVVRPERKLDHAWMVYSSLNEEPRDQADTSQVCEALLTLLVEVAQKRRHEMAMKDE, translated from the exons ATGGATAAAGAGCCAACCATGGAGGATTTGCCTTCAACGCTGGGGCAGCCTTCTACTTCTGCATCATCG GTTGATGCTAGATATTCAGCCGACAGGACTGAAGATTCACAGCTCTTCCTCTCCGTCCCAGCTTTAAACCAAGCTGCGTCTTATCTGGCCCAGACGGCCTCATATCTTACCCAGTGCCTCCCTGTATCTGGTTACACAG CTATTTCTGAGGAAGGGCAAGAACTAGCAACTCTGCCACCTGCGTCAACTGTTGGTGGATCCTCTTTTCAGTCTTCTTCCGAACAGTCAGCAGACTCATCTCCTGGTGAAATTGATAATACTGGAAGCTCATCTCAAGAAATCACAGAACAGATGGCACCTTTGCGCGTCTTCCAGAATGGGGCTTCACTGTTTCAAGG TCTTGTAGAACGTGCTCGGAAAACTGTTCGTGGCTCAGCCGATGATATTGGATGGCTTCAGCAGGATCAAAGCTTACCTCCAACTGAGGACGGAACTGCCAGATTCTTGGAAATTCTTGATGCTGTGAG AAAAAACGAACACAAGCTGCCTGATTCGATGGTCTATCTGTTGGTTCCAG GTTTGTTTAGTAACCATGGGCCTCTTTACTTTGTCAAGACAAAATCATATTTCTCCAAGATGGGTCTGGCTTGTCACATTGCCAAGATTCACAGTGAG TCTTCAGTAAGTAAAAATGCAAGGGAGATAAAGGAATATATAGAAGAAATATACTGGGGATCGAAGAAGCGGGTGCTACTTCTCGGCCATAGCAAGGGTGGTGtagatgcagcagcagccctCTCCCTTTACTGGCCACAACTGAAAGACAAGGTCGCAGGTTTGGCTTTAGCTCAAAGCCCATATGGAGGAAGCCCGGTTGCTTCAGATATCTTGCGAGAAGGCCAGCTTGGTGACTATGTCAGGTTACGTAAACTCATGGAGATTTTGGTATCAAAAGTCCTTAAg gGTGATCTTCAGGCTCTGGAAGACCTGACATATGAGAGGAGGAAAGAATTCCTGCGGCAGAACCCATTGCCTCCTGAGGTTCCCATTGTCTCGTTCCACACAGAGGCTAGCATCACTCCCAGTGTGCTTACAGCCCTCTCTCATGTTGCACACTTGGAGCTCCCAGCTGCAGCTGATGGGAATCCTACTAGGATCCCAGTTGTAATGCCACTTTCAGCTGCAATGGCAGCATGCTCACAACTTCTGGTGGCAAGGTATGGTGAGAAGAGTGATGGTCTTGTGACAAGGAAGGATGCTGAAGTTCCTGGATCAGTAGTGGTCCGGCCAGAGCGGAAGTTGGACCATGCATGGATGGTTTATTCCTCACTCAATGAGGAACCTAGGGATCAGGCAGACACATCGCAGGTATGTGAAGCCCTGCTGACTCTGCTTGTTGAGGTTGCGCAGAAACGGAGGCATGAGATGGCTATGAAAGatgaataa